In Methanobrevibacter sp., the following proteins share a genomic window:
- a CDS encoding DUF3100 domain-containing protein, which produces MDTIINKDNSRKIQHPYREKTDKRVLKRNPWRDYGLHLTVLFLTIVAMYIGPIEITPTKGVTVSVMPLLYTMILGLIFYLAKPIKWIQRKQSRIAEGAMMLFIGILIAKLAISSGQSIHLLLEMGPALMLQELGHLATILIALPVALLLGFKRESIGLTNSIGREPEVAVVVDKYGFNSPEARGIFALFIVGTIIGTVFISFLTSISVSILPLHPFAFAMASGVGSASMNAASLGPTLAAFPGLETQIEAFAGFSNLLSFSVGIYIVMFLALPFTEKLYTILEPKIGRKDINQK; this is translated from the coding sequence GTGGACACTATTATAAATAAAGACAATTCAAGAAAAATTCAACATCCCTACCGGGAAAAGACAGATAAACGTGTTTTAAAAAGAAATCCGTGGCGAGATTATGGCCTACATTTAACTGTGCTTTTTTTGACAATTGTTGCAATGTATATCGGTCCAATTGAAATAACCCCTACAAAAGGGGTTACAGTTTCAGTAATGCCCTTGTTATACACAATGATTTTAGGCTTAATATTCTACCTTGCAAAACCAATAAAATGGATCCAAAGAAAACAATCCAGAATTGCTGAAGGTGCCATGATGCTTTTCATTGGAATTTTAATCGCAAAATTAGCAATATCCAGCGGTCAATCAATACATTTATTATTGGAAATGGGGCCTGCATTAATGTTACAGGAGTTAGGGCACCTTGCAACAATTTTAATCGCACTTCCTGTAGCCTTACTTTTAGGATTTAAACGAGAATCAATTGGCTTGACAAATTCCATTGGCCGTGAACCTGAAGTTGCAGTTGTTGTTGACAAGTATGGATTTAATTCTCCTGAAGCAAGAGGGATATTTGCACTATTCATAGTCGGAACAATAATTGGAACTGTATTCATTAGTTTTTTAACAAGTATTAGTGTTTCAATTCTACCATTACATCCTTTTGCATTTGCAATGGCAAGTGGAGTAGGCAGTGCAAGTATGAATGCTGCTTCTCTTGGACCCACACTTGCGGCATTTCCAGGTTTAGAAACTCAAATTGAAGCATTTGCAGGATTCAGTAATTTGTTGTCCTTTTCTGTGGGAATATATATCGTCATGTTTTTGGCTCTGCCATTCACTGAAAAATTATATACAATTTTAGAACCAAAAATCGGAAGAAAAGATATAAACCAAAAATGA
- a CDS encoding winged helix-turn-helix transcriptional regulator, with protein MARSDKTLEDILDVIFYDKPSTQDEIADKLRISRRYVTQLLKPLIEEDIVKRAYVIDLNKYDEKYGSSNPIFNIKQHSAFFLIENMLGSMSGHVKEQVQMSFDAILNNDKKLAEEALKLDFTTNNMYEKVRSSVETVVDVDPHSKLSKILLFSEAAYNYERIGDYSGHIAKFVINEKSPVDDELLKILKKMHKYSQRSISYATDAFIKGSIELRGDLMDTEEKIHETQQKAMNLIANQMVETSFDDVEMSNYYIYISRVVKSFERMGDISVEIMDLALEFHKDIPRPTTPRSFRE; from the coding sequence ATGGCACGGAGTGATAAAACATTAGAAGATATCTTGGATGTTATTTTTTATGATAAACCCTCTACTCAAGATGAAATTGCAGATAAATTAAGAATTAGCCGTAGATATGTTACTCAGTTACTTAAACCATTGATTGAAGAAGACATTGTCAAAAGGGCATATGTCATTGATTTAAATAAATATGATGAAAAATATGGTTCTTCAAATCCAATTTTTAACATCAAACAGCATTCCGCCTTTTTCTTAATTGAAAACATGTTAGGCAGCATGAGCGGACATGTTAAGGAACAGGTCCAGATGTCTTTTGATGCTATTTTAAATAATGATAAGAAATTAGCAGAAGAAGCTTTAAAATTAGATTTTACCACTAATAACATGTATGAAAAAGTTCGTTCCTCTGTTGAAACTGTTGTTGATGTTGATCCTCATTCCAAACTTTCTAAAATCTTGTTATTCAGCGAGGCAGCATACAATTACGAGCGCATTGGGGATTATTCAGGCCATATTGCTAAATTTGTTATCAATGAGAAGTCCCCCGTTGATGATGAACTTTTAAAGATATTAAAAAAAATGCATAAATATTCACAAAGGTCTATTTCATATGCAACTGATGCTTTTATTAAAGGCAGTATAGAATTACGCGGAGATTTGATGGATACGGAAGAAAAAATTCATGAAACCCAACAGAAAGCCATGAATCTCATCGCTAATCAGATGGTTGAAACTTCTTTTGATGATGTTGAAATGTCGAATTATTATATTTACATATCTCGTGTGGTGAAATCATTCGAAAGAATGGGTGATATCTCAGTGGAAATTATGGATTTGGCTCTTGAATTCCATAAGGATATTCCAAGACCCACTACTCCACGTTCGTTTAGAGAATAA
- a CDS encoding winged helix-turn-helix domain-containing protein has product MDDETLKKYAYVNISSYRKKAVKSLNDDMKIPTQLAADTGIRRNHISKVLRELKEKGVVECINEEAKRGRLYRLTKVGEDIADKIDD; this is encoded by the coding sequence TTGGATGATGAAACATTAAAGAAATATGCTTATGTAAACATTTCAAGCTACAGAAAAAAAGCAGTAAAATCCTTGAATGATGATATGAAAATCCCAACACAGCTTGCAGCAGATACTGGAATTAGAAGAAACCATATCTCCAAAGTACTACGTGAACTTAAGGAAAAGGGTGTTGTAGAATGCATCAACGAGGAAGCAAAAAGGGGAAGACTTTATCGTCTGACCAAAGTCGGTGAGGATATTGCCGATAAAATTGATGATTGA
- a CDS encoding SseB family protein, translated as MDLMNNSKLEELIKRFNAEPNSQTQNEFLSELVRSQLFLTVVMSEEMFDEIKKFEAGEVQTFDEEVGFSINYLTGEGGKKAVPLFTDAKLMDETDIESSAIVLQMSHLAGMLKQSNGKYSDILINPFTGLEIGMPVDVFISLFEVNHNEDLTNMILDLLHESSVELEKETVFFSRSDSDHMKQSAVDGVFTPKLPFNVSSRDSEEDLKYLNILMMPESSKILDIGDELSKYFLDIFIAPGSEFEFVEDIDEFTSVWKCVRQPFYD; from the coding sequence ATGGATTTGATGAACAATTCAAAACTTGAAGAACTGATAAAAAGATTTAATGCAGAACCGAACAGCCAGACACAGAATGAATTCCTAAGTGAACTTGTACGCTCACAGTTGTTTTTAACTGTTGTTATGAGTGAAGAAATGTTTGATGAAATCAAGAAATTTGAAGCAGGTGAAGTTCAAACATTTGATGAGGAAGTGGGATTCAGCATCAACTACCTGACAGGTGAAGGCGGCAAAAAGGCAGTGCCACTTTTTACAGACGCCAAACTCATGGATGAAACAGATATTGAAAGCTCTGCTATTGTTCTTCAAATGAGTCATCTTGCAGGCATGCTAAAACAGTCAAATGGAAAATATTCAGATATCCTGATAAATCCATTCACCGGTTTGGAAATAGGAATGCCCGTTGATGTGTTCATAAGCCTGTTTGAAGTGAATCACAATGAAGACTTGACAAATATGATTCTGGATCTTTTACATGAAAGCTCAGTTGAACTTGAAAAGGAAACAGTATTCTTCTCAAGAAGCGACAGCGATCACATGAAACAGAGTGCAGTTGATGGGGTTTTCACACCAAAATTGCCGTTTAATGTAAGTTCAAGGGATAGTGAAGAGGATTTGAAGTATTTGAATATTCTGATGATGCCTGAATCTTCAAAGATATTGGACATTGGTGATGAACTGTCAAAGTATTTCCTGGACATTTTCATTGCACCTGGAAGTGAATTCGAGTTTGTTGAGGATATTGATGAGTTTACTTCAGTTTGGAAATGTGTCAGGCAGCCGTTTTACGATTGA
- a CDS encoding DUF4268 domain-containing protein yields MLQYNYWEQLTYEIDENFPELISHSPYPQNYYNLSLEKHLAHVSLVINTVKKRLTTQLWIDDDKELFDFLYEYKNDIEDEIGFELTWERLDNKKASRIDIYKNFDVKKNKNWDEAIKWHLEMACKFQNAFNDKLKQYE; encoded by the coding sequence ATGTTACAGTATAATTATTGGGAACAGTTAACCTATGAAATTGATGAAAATTTCCCTGAATTAATTTCTCATAGTCCATATCCTCAAAATTATTACAATTTATCTTTAGAAAAACATTTAGCTCATGTTTCTTTAGTTATCAATACAGTTAAAAAAAGATTAACAACACAACTTTGGATTGATGATGATAAAGAGTTATTTGATTTTTTATATGAATATAAAAATGATATTGAAGATGAAATTGGTTTTGAGTTAACCTGGGAAAGATTGGATAACAAAAAAGCTTCACGTATTGATATCTATAAAAATTTTGATGTTAAAAAGAATAAGAATTGGGATGAAGCTATTAAATGGCATTTGGAGATGGCTTGCAAATTCCAGAATGCATTCAATGACAAATTGAAACAATATGAATAA
- a CDS encoding nucleotide pyrophosphohydrolase — MDELRDEIIKFQKERDWKKFHTPENLAKSISIEAAELLEHFQWGKEYDIDEVADELADVLNYCILMADALDLDVKEIVLNKMEKNALKYPVINNLKE; from the coding sequence ATGGATGAATTAAGGGATGAAATAATTAAATTTCAAAAGGAAAGAGACTGGAAAAAGTTTCACACACCTGAAAACCTCGCAAAATCAATATCAATCGAAGCAGCAGAACTTCTCGAACACTTTCAATGGGGAAAAGAATATGATATTGATGAAGTTGCAGATGAACTTGCAGATGTGCTGAATTATTGCATTTTGATGGCAGATGCACTTGATTTGGATGTTAAAGAGATTGTTTTAAATAAGATGGAAAAGAATGCTTTGAAATATCCTGTTATTAATAATTTAAAAGAATAA
- a CDS encoding DUF2779 domain-containing protein, protein MNKTFLSKSRYCQCVQCEKILWLNEYCSNGSAVEDNEAIFETGRKVGELAKGLFGDYEDVKYDKRSNMIKKTDDLLQNKPNIITEASFSFDNNFCSVDILKNDVDGVEIYEVKSSTKVKDIYIDDVAYQYFVLSNVGLNVKKACIVYINNEYVRNGDLDMTQLFKIDDLTAEVLEKQDEIRNNIYMINELMETYDENNEPVKEIGRFCFDPYLCDFWDYCTRDLPKPNVFDISGMQTKSKFKQYNEGNISFEDLANEKLNKKYLEQIDFELNDREPKIVNEAVKDVLDSLNYPLYFIDYESCNFAIPEFDGTKPYQQIPFQYSLHIINENGEVEHREFLAEADDTNIIRHFAESMIEDMPEDGSVIVYNKAFEATRNKEIGKMYPDLNDEMERFNSNMVDLMIPFRNRDYYTKEMKGSYSIKYVLPALYPNDPDLDYTQLSGVHNGGEASNAFLNLKNQTLEEQQKTRNDLLKYCELDTWAMVKIWEKFKEVLI, encoded by the coding sequence ATGAATAAAACATTTTTATCTAAATCAAGATATTGTCAATGCGTACAGTGTGAAAAGATTCTCTGGTTAAATGAATACTGCTCAAATGGTTCAGCAGTTGAGGATAATGAAGCTATTTTTGAAACCGGGCGAAAAGTGGGCGAACTTGCAAAAGGACTATTTGGTGATTATGAGGATGTCAAATATGATAAAAGAAGCAATATGATTAAAAAAACAGATGATTTGCTTCAAAACAAGCCAAATATCATAACTGAAGCATCATTTAGTTTTGATAATAATTTCTGCAGTGTTGATATTCTAAAGAATGATGTTGATGGTGTGGAAATATATGAAGTTAAAAGCTCTACTAAAGTCAAGGATATTTACATTGATGATGTCGCATACCAGTATTTCGTCTTGTCCAATGTAGGATTAAATGTAAAAAAAGCATGTATTGTCTATATAAACAATGAATATGTCAGAAACGGGGATTTGGATATGACCCAATTGTTTAAGATTGATGATCTGACTGCTGAGGTTCTAGAAAAACAGGATGAAATCAGAAACAATATTTACATGATCAATGAGCTGATGGAAACATATGATGAAAACAATGAACCTGTTAAGGAAATAGGAAGATTCTGTTTTGATCCATATTTATGTGATTTCTGGGACTATTGTACAAGGGATTTACCGAAACCTAACGTTTTTGACATTAGTGGAATGCAGACCAAATCTAAATTCAAACAGTATAATGAGGGTAATATTTCATTTGAAGATTTGGCAAATGAAAAACTCAATAAAAAATACTTGGAGCAGATTGATTTTGAATTAAACGACAGGGAACCTAAAATTGTAAATGAAGCAGTAAAAGATGTACTGGACTCTCTTAATTATCCATTGTATTTCATTGACTATGAAAGCTGCAATTTTGCAATTCCAGAATTTGATGGAACAAAACCCTATCAGCAAATCCCTTTCCAGTACTCCTTGCATATCATCAATGAGAATGGTGAAGTTGAACATAGGGAATTTTTGGCAGAAGCCGATGATACAAACATCATTAGGCACTTTGCAGAAAGCATGATTGAAGACATGCCTGAAGACGGCAGTGTCATTGTCTATAACAAAGCGTTTGAAGCTACCCGTAATAAGGAAATTGGAAAAATGTATCCTGATTTAAATGATGAAATGGAAAGATTCAACAGTAATATGGTTGATTTGATGATTCCATTTAGAAATAGGGATTACTATACAAAAGAAATGAAAGGATCTTATTCAATCAAATATGTGCTGCCTGCATTGTATCCGAATGACCCTGATTTGGATTACACTCAATTATCCGGAGTACATAATGGTGGTGAAGCATCAAATGCATTCCTAAATCTGAAAAATCAAACACTTGAAGAACAACAAAAGACTAGAAATGATTTGCTTAAATATTGTGAACTTGACACTTGGGCTATGGTAAAAATATGGGAAAAATTCAAAGAAGTGTTAATCTAA